The following coding sequences are from one Lycium ferocissimum isolate CSIRO_LF1 chromosome 3, AGI_CSIRO_Lferr_CH_V1, whole genome shotgun sequence window:
- the LOC132050471 gene encoding asparagine synthetase [glutamine-hydrolyzing] produces the protein MCGILALLGCSDDSQAKRVRVLELSRRLKHRGPDWSGIYQHGDFYLAHQRLAIIDPASGDQPLFNEDKKIVVTVNGEIYNHEQLRKLMPNHKFRTGSDCDVIAHLYEEYGESFVDMLDGVFSFVLLDTRDNSFLAARDAIGITPLYIGWGLDGSVWISSELKGLNDDCENFEAFPPGHLYSSKNGGLRRWYNPAWFSEAIPSTPYDPLVLRRAFENAVIKRLMTDVPFGVLLSGGLDSSLVASVTARYLAGTKAAKQWGAQLHSFCVGLEGSPDLKAAREVADFLGTVHHEFHFTVQDGIDAIEDVIYHIETYDVTTIRASTPMFLMSRKIKSLGVKMVISGEGADEIFGGYLYFHKAPNKEEFHKETCRKIKALHQYDCLRANKATSAWGLEARVPFLDKEFINVAMSIDPESKMIKHDQGRIEKWVLRKAFDDEEHPYLPKHILYRQKEQFSDGVGYSWIDGLKAHADQHVTDRMMLNAAHIFPHNTPTTKEGYYYRMIFERFFPQNSASLTVPGGPSIACSTAKAIEWDASWSNNLDPSGRAAIGVHNSAYDDRLSGIANGNSDPTIIDKVPRMVGVRAAAELTIRS, from the exons ATGTGTGGAATCTTGGCTTTGTTGGGTTGTTCTGATGATTCTCAGGCCAAAAGGGTTCGAGTTCTTGAGCTCTCTCGCAG GTTGAAGCATCGTGGACCAGATTGGAGTGGGATATATCAACATGGGGACTTTTACTTGGCACATCAACGTCTAGCCATTATCGACCCTGCTTCTGGTGATCAACCTCTGTTTAACGAAGACAAAAAGATTGTTGTTACT GTTAATGGAGAGATCTATAATCATGAGCAGCTTCGTAAACTTATGCCTAATCACAAGTTCAGGACTGGAAGTGACTGTGATGTTATTGCTCATCTT TACGAAgaatatggagaaagttttGTGGACATGCTGGATGGTGTGTTCTCTTTCGTATTGTTGGATACGCGTGATAACAGCTTTCTTGCTGCTCGTGATGCCATCGGAATTACACCCCTCTATATTGGATGGGGACTTGATG GATCTGTGTGGATATCATCTGAGCTAAAGGGCTTGAACGATGATTGTGAAAATTTTGAAGCTTTCCCTCCCGGACACTTGTACTCTAGCAAGAATGGCGGGCTTCGTAGATGGTACAATCCCGCTTGGTTCTCCGAGGCTATACCTTCCACTCCTTATGACCCTTTAGTCCTGAGGCGTGCCTTCGAAAAT GCTGTTATCAAACGGTTGATGACCGATGTCCCCTTTGGGGTTCTGCTCTCGGGGGGACTTGATTCGTCTTTGGTTGCTTCTGTCACTGCTCGATACTTGGCTGGAACAAAAGCTGCAAAGCAATGGGGAGCACAACTTCATTCCTTCTGTGTTGGTCTCGAG GGCTCACCAGATCTCAAGGCTGCAAGAGAAGTTGCTGATTTTTTAGGAACTGTTCACCACGAGTTTCACTTCACTGTTCAG GACGGAATTGATgctattgaagatgttatttacCATATCGAGACATATGATGTAACAACGATAAGAGCAAGCACTCCTATGTTCCTTATGTCGCGTAAGATCAAATCACTCGGGGTGAAGATGGTCATATCCGGTGAAGGTGCCGATGAAATTTTCGGTGGCTACTTGTACTTCCATAAGGCTCCCAACAAGGAAGAATTCCACAAGGAAACATGTCGCAAG ATAAAAGCACTTCACCAATATGACTGCTTAAGAGCAAACAAGGCAACATCAGCGTGGGGCTTAGAAGCTCGAGTACCATTTTTGGATAAAGAGTTCATCAACGTTGCCATGAGTATCGATCCTGAATCCAAGATG ATTAAACACGATCAAGGTAGGATCGAGAAATGGGTTCTTAGGAAGGCGTTTGATGATGAGGAGCATCCCTATCTCCCAAAG CATATTCTGTACCGGCAGAAAGAACAATTCAGTGATGGCGTAGGCTATAGTTGGATCGATGGGCTCAAAGCACACGCCGACCAACAT GTGACCGATAGGATGATGCTTAATGCTGCACATATCTTCCCTCATAACACTCCGACTACAAAGGAAGGATACTATTACAGGATGATTTTTGAGAGGTTCTTCCCACAG AACTCGGCAAGCCTAACTGTTCCTGGAGGACCAAGTATAGCTTGCAGCACAGCTAAGGCTATTGAGTGGGATGCTTCTTGGTCGAACAATCTTGATCCTTCCGGTAGGGCTGCCATCGGTGTACATAACTCGGCTTATGATGATCGTCTATCGGGTATTGCTAACGGAAATTCGGACCCAACGATCATTGATAAAGTGCCAAGGATGGTAGGAGTGCGCGCTGCTGCGGAGCTCACAATAAGGAGCTAA